The DNA window ACGCGTGCAAAGCTCGCCGCGCAACCCAATGGTGTTGATTTTGGGCCTCTGGAGCCTCGTCTGGGCGAAGTTCTGCAAACTCCCTCCGGTCGGATGGAATTGGCCCCGGAGTATATTCTGGGCGATCTCGACCGTTTGCGGCAGCGCCTCGGGCGTGGGGATGAAGGATTGGTGCTGGTCAGCCGCCGTCATCTGCGTTCCAACAATTCCTGGCTGCATAACGTACCCAAATTGGTCTCGGGAAAAGATCGGTGCACTCTCCTGATGCATCCGGAGGATGCGGATCGATGCGGGTTGTCCGGCGAGCAGCATGCGCGGATCGAGTCCCGGGCAGGAGCTCTCGAGGTTTCTCTGGAAGTCTCGGACGAGATGATGCCGGGGGTTGTCTCGCTGCCGCACGGTTGGGGACACGACCTCGATGGGGTCCAGCTGCAGGTGGCGGCGGCCCACGCTGGCGTGAATAATAACCTGCTTGCGCCCGGAGATCTGGTCGATGTTCCCTCGGGAAATGCGGTCGTCAACGGGATTCCGGTGGCCGTGTCTCCGATTCGGCCCAGCTGAGATTCCCCGGAATTCGCGCGGGGCCGGGTGCGTTCCCGGCCCCCTCGGGCTAGCGTGTATCTATGGACAAGCGCGCGCGTTTCTCGCTCGGCTATTTTCTCTGGATCTTCCTTCTCTTCTGGGTTCTCGAGGGTATTTTCTTTTCCGGGCCATCGGTTCGGGAGATGCCCTACAGCGATTTCCTGAAAGAGGTAGGTCAGGGGAAAGTCGCCACTGTCGTTCTGACAACTCAGACGATCTACGGAGAGATCCGAGCCCCCGACTTGAGCGACGATTCGACGGCCGCAAGTGCGGATTCTCTGGCGGTCGAGGACAAGGCAACCCCATGGAGATTTTCGCCGAGTGCCATCGCCGGTTGGTTTGTTTCGGAAGAAGAGAAGGCGAAACAGGCCGAAGAGAACCGGGAAAGCGAGATTGATCGACAGTTCACGGTCACCAGGGTCGAGGACCCGGAACTCATTGAACTTCTCCAAAAGCATAAAGTTGAGTTTCGCGGGAAAATCGAGAATAATTTCCTGCGGAATTTATTCTTCGACTGGATTATCCCTTTCGGAATCCTCTTCCTGATCTGGACCTTCATCATGAAGCGGATGGGACAGGGGGCCGGCGGGGTCATGAACGTCGGCAAGAGCAAGGCGAAAGTCTACGATCTTGACGATGAGAGCGGCATTCATTTCAACGACCTTGCGGGCGTGGATGAAGCGATCGAAGAGGTCGAGGAAGTTGTTTCCTTCCTCAAGGAACCGGAAAAGTACCAGACCCTAGGCGCCAAATTGCCCACCGGCGTATTGCTTGTCGGCCCTCCGGGGACCGGAAAGACGTTGCTGGCCAAGGCGGTTGCAGGCGAAGCCGGTGTGCCCTTTTTCAGCCTTTCCGGCTCGGATTTCGTCGAGATGTTCGTCGGCGTGGGCGCTTCGCGGGTCCGGGATTTGTTCAAGGACGCTACGGAGAAATCCCCATGCATCGTTTTTATCGACGAGCTCGATGCCATCGGCCGCGCCAGGGGCGGGCGCAATGCCTCTCCGATGGGAGGTTTTGACGAACGAGAAAATACCTTGAACCAGCTTTTGGTCGAGATGGACGGGTTCGACGGGCGAACGGGCGTGGTTATCATGGCCGCCACCAATCGACCCGAGGTGCTCGACCGGGCTCTTTTGCGCCCGGGACGCTTCGATCGCCAGGTACTTGTCGATCGTCCGGACCGGGAGGGGCGTATCTCCATCTTTGAAATTCACGCCAAGGAATTGAAGGTTGACCCGAAAGTCGATTTCAAGCGCCTGGGTGCGCAGACTCCCGGATTTGTCGGCGCAGATATCGCGAATATTTGTAATGAAGCCGCTCTCCTGGGGTCCCGCAACGGCCACCAGACAATCCAGATGTCCGATTTTCAGGACGCGATCGAGCGCGTGATCGGGGGGCTGGAAAAAAAGGGCCGTCTGCTCAATGAACCGGAACGCCGCCGGGTGGCTTACCATGAGACCGGCCATGCGCTGGTCGGGTATTTTACCCCCGGCGCGGATCCGGTCGAAAAGGTTTCGATTGTCCCCAGAGGCCGTGGGGCCTTGGGATATACCTTGCAGGCACCGACGGAAGACCGTTTTCTGATGACCAAGGATGAGCTTTTGGGGCGGATTCGAACGTTGCTCGCCGGCCGGGCCGCCGAGCAGACCGTTTTTGGTGATGTGTCCACAGGCGCGTCCGACGATTTGGAGAGGGCCAGTCAAATGGCTCGGAGCATGCTGACCGTCTACGGCATGTCCACGCGATTGCCGAATCTGTCGCTGGTCGAATCGGGCGGAGAGAATTTTCTGGGTTTCGGACCGCAGCAGTCGGAGCACTCCAACGAAATTTCGCGGGTTCTCGGCGAGGAGCATCTCGAGATTCTCAAATCTTGCTACGACTCGGCGCTGGTTTTGCTCCAGGAGCATCGGGAGCAATTGGAGGCTGTGGCGGCTCGGCTTCTTGCGCAGGAAAAGATAGATTCAACCGACCTGGCGGAACTTCTGGGGGATCGTCCGGAAGAATAGGCCAGGGTTGGGGGGGACGATCAGTTCGTGGGGGGCCGCTTGGCGAGCTTCCTTTGCAGCGATCGACGGTGCAGGCCGAGACGGCGGGCGGCTTGGGAAATATTCCCGTCGCAGTCCGACAACACGCGCTGGATATGCTCCCATTCCGCTCGGGCGAGTGATGGCGCTGGCTCGGCCTCGGCTTCGCTCAAGGCGCCATCAAAGGCAGCCAGAACATCATCGGCGTCTGCTGGTTTGGGCAGGACGTTCTCGGCGCCGGATCGAATTGCATCAACTGCGGTCGCCATACTCCCGTATCCCGTCAGAAGCAGAATGCGCATCTCCGGGAAACGCTCGGCCAGAATGCGGATCAGATCGATTCCGGAGCTTTCCTGCAGGCGCAGGTCAACGACGGCACGGGAAGGCGTGCGTGACTCGGCGATCGCCAACGCCTCCGTCGCATTCTCCGCGCCTTCCGCAGCGAAGCCGCGGTCCACGAGGGCACGGACCAATCGGGTTCGCATTAAATGGTCGTCGTCCACAACGAGAAGGAATTCGCTCATTGGGGAATCACCTCGATCGCTTCGACGGGGAGATGCATGGTGGTGCTGGTGCCTTTCCCCAAGCTGGATCGGATCTCGAGAGACCCGCCAATTCGCTCAACTACCGAGCGCGCGAGAAACAACCCCAGTCCCATTCCTTCGCCGTTCGGTCGTGTGGTGAAGAACGGCTCGCTCGCTCGTTGCGCGACGTCCTCCGTCATTCCGCAGCCCTGATCCTGAATTTCAATGCTGATTTGATCGGCGTCGCGAAGGCATTCGATCCTGATTTCGGAACCGTCCAGCGATGCTTGCAGTGAGTTGCGAGTCACGCTTCGCAGGGCCTGCCCGATGGCTTCGCGCGGGAGGCGGACCTGACTGGCTGAAACCCGATCGGTCATCTGGATTTGGATCCGAGGGATTTCGGGGATTTCGATCAGCGCGGTCTCGAGCAGCTCTTTGACCGTGCAGCTGTCGAGGCGTCCGCTGATGGGATCCTCGCTGCGCGCGCTCAGTCGCGCAAGGATGGTTCGGCATCTCTCGACTTCATCCCGAATCAAATGCGAGTCTTCCAGAGGGCCTGTTTCGTCGGGCCGATCTGCCAGGCCCCGCTGGAGTTCTTTTGCGGCGATCGCAATCGTGGAAAGAGGCGTCGCCAGCTCATGGGCTGCTCCTGCCGCGAGAGTCGTCAGAGCGGCCAGTCGGTCTGCGCGCGCGGCAGCATCCCGGGCGGCGGCGAGCTGCGCACTGCGACTCTGGAGAATCTTTTGAATACGATTGCCGAAGTAGGCAATGAAACCGGCTCCGAGCGTCAATGCGAGCCACATCCCTTGCAGGTGAAGGCTGCCTGCCATCGCCATATGGTGTCCGTGGGAGGGCGAAGCGAGGAACAAAAACGCAAAGCAGATGGTGGTGAATGCGACCAGGGCCCATACCCATGCGGGGCGCAGAATAATCGTCGCCAGTGCGACGTTCACAAGATAGAGCGTCGAAAACGGGTTGGCGGGGCCTCCGCTCAGGGCCAGCAAGCCCGTCAAGACAAGGATATCCGTGGCCATGACGGCCGCGATCTGGGGTGACCCCGTCGGTCGAGCGGCTTTCTTCCATTTCTGGAGCACCAGGTTGGTTGCCGCACCCAGCGCAACGACGCCGAGCAGGCTGGCAGTCGGAAGTGGCATGTCGAGGATCCACGCGGCGATCATGATGCTGATCGCCTGACCAGCGGCTGCTGCCCAGCGAAGCCGGACGAGCCACGAGAGATCCAGATCTCGTTGACCGGTTTCCGTGTTGGGTGGGACCTCCATCATGGGGTGAGTATGGCCAATCCTGACGCCGAGCTCTAGCCCGACTTTTGCCCGCATTGTCGGGCATGCGCCAGAAACGCCTCGAGCTCTGCTGCGTCCGAACCCTCATGTCTGGCGAGCACGCGCCCTCCGGCATCGAGCAGGACCGCGGCCGGCAGGGCACGAATATCGAGGGCTGCGAACGTTTTCGAGGGATTGGCCTGCCACCCGCGCAGGGCGCGCCCGGGCAATGCTTCCTCGAGCCAGGCTCGTGCATCCTCGCGGTCATGGTCCACCGACAATCCGATCACAGCCAGATCAGGAGCCTGATTCGTCGCCGCCAGATCGTTGGCCGCAATGAGATTGGTCCGGCACGCGCTGCACCAGGTAGCCCAGACATCGATCAGGACGGGCTGCCCGCGCAGCGTTTTCAAACTGATTTCGTCACCGTCCAGGGTATGGGCCTCCAGCTCTACCGGCGCAGCCTCGAGGTTTGCCTGACAAAGCATCTCGGCATGGGCGGGCAGGGGGGCTCGCAGGCCGATCACGAGCCCGATCGTGAGGAGGATCGCCTTCGCCCCGGAGACCGCCCTCGGTCCCGTTGTCCTCAGAACTTCCACGAAACGGCTAACCTCATGCGCCAGTCCGGGACGATCTGCAATGACGTCTCGTGACGATAAACCGGGATTTCTCCCAGGATTTCCAGCCCGAGTTGGCTGCCCAGCCGCCCGATAAGTCCGGGGCCGGCATATAGGTAGGTGAAAGCGGTATCGGTGAGCTTGCGCCCGGCTTGCTCGTCCTGCCCTTTTGAATCGCCGCCGAATATTGCCTGCAGCGCCACGGCGCCGTCATTTTCCAGCCACAGGTAATAGCCGAGACTGGTTCCGAACGAGAGTTCGTTGGCAAACCGGTACTGGTACGCACCCTTGGTGTAGAGAGTGTACTGGAAATCGGCGGATCCGAGGAATCGATCCCAGGTGCCGAAGAGTTCGGCTCCAATGATTCCGTTGACGTTGCCGGTACCGAAAGCGAGATCGTGACCGTGGATGCCGCTGGCATTTTCGGGGTCCTCGGAGTGTTGGGTGCCTGCATGGCTGGGCCGCTCGAAAGAGAATTCTTCCTCGGCCTCGTCGCCCTCGAGTTCCTCGGCGAGGAAGCGCGTGTTGCCGCTCGGGACCGTGATTCCTCCGAAACCGGAGAGACGAAACAGCCCTCGTTCGTTTTGCAGGGAGACCGCCCGGATACGGCCCAGCAGCGAGATGTCGCCCAAGCCGGTTCTGGATTGTTCCTGAATGCCCCCATCGAAGCGACGCCGCCATTTTCGATGGAGGATCGGGATGGCAATTTGTGCATCGACCCAGTCGGCAAAGCGCCAACCGGCAACCACCTGCGTAATCGAGCTGTCGAGGAATTCGCCGGCCGGATTGGGAGCTTTTTCGCTTTCATCCATGAGCGTTCCGAAACGCGTAAATTGCTCCGATACGGCGATCCGGGGGCCGAGGCGGAGCTCGCCGAGTTCTTCGATGGTGTAGACCGCGCAAACATCGCAGGCGAGGCTTGCGGTCGTTCCGAAAGCCGCGAGCAAGGCGAACGCTCCAACAAGCACCTTCGCCGGAAAAAACCTCTGATTCAGCACATTTAAAGCCTAGCAGGCACTTCCCAAAGGGCGATGTGGCAACTCGTCGCAGGCGGCACTCCCGCGATTGGACAGGGCGCCTCCGAGGTGGCACGATCCCCACAGTTTGTCTGCTGCTCCCAGTCTTCCTCTCCGTGCTCGTCTGACCGCGTTTGCAGGGTTGCTCATTGGCGCGGGAACCCTCTCGGGTTTGCTGGTCTGGCAAGGCGTTCCGGAGGTCGGAGGCGCCCTCGCTGCGGCGGGTTGGGGCCTTCTCGTGGTCGCTCTCTACCACGTTTTTCCGCTCTTGCTCGACGCCTCCGGTTGGTGGCGACTTCTGCCGGCTGCAGAAAGGCCACAGCTGCGGCGGGTTCTGCTGGATCGTTGGATCGGTGAGTCGGTCAATACGCTTCTGCCGGTGATGCAGATTGGCGGGCCCGTGGTTCGGGCGCGGTTGTTGATGCGGGACGGGGTCGCTGGCCCTTTGGCCGGCGCCAGTGTGGTGGTCGACGTCACTCTTTTGGTGATCAGTCAGATCGTATTCACGATTTTGGGGATTCTGCTGCTCGTCCTCATTCTCGGCGGCGCCGGGCTGGTCGGGCCGGCATTGGCTGGAGTTGGCGTGATGGGCGCGGCGATTGGATTGTTCATCCTCCTTCAGCGACGAGGGCTTTTTGGCAAGATCACACATCCTCTGGCGAAATTCGCCGGTAGTTCGGCGCTCGCATCAGCGGCCGATGGGGCGGCAAGCCTCGACCAGAAAATCCTTGGATTATATAAGGATCATGCCGCTCTGCGAAGTTCGTTCCTCTTTCACCTCTGCGGCTGGATTGTCGGGACCGGAGAGGTCTGGCTGGCGTTATATTTCCTTGACCATCCCGTGCCCCTCGTGACGGCCATGCTGCTCGAGGCCCTGGGGCAGGCCGTTCGGGCGGGTGCCTTTGTTGTCCCCGGTGCCTTGGGTGTCCAGGAAGGCGCATTCCTGCTGCTCGGTCGCACCTTGGGCATTCCACCGGAAACGGCTCTGGCACTATCTCTGAGCAAACGCTGTCGCGAACTGTTATTCGGTGTACCGGGTCTGGTCGTCTGGCAACTCTCGGAAGCCAACAGTTTTCTGGGGCAATTCAGACGAAACTTCACCAGATCAGATGAGGAATGACGAGGCCAGGTGCCCCTATGCTCGTAAATGCGCTGAATCGAGGCGGCCGTGCGGTAAAGCCTCTCCTGAGTCTGGACGCTGATACTCTGATCGCGGCTGCCAAACGCAAGACTCGGCTCGAAGACCTCGGGGATCCGGGCTTCCGTGAGCCATTGGATCGGTTGGTCGGTTCGCTCGACCGGGAAGCGCATTTGAGTTTGTTTGGTCGGATCGCCGCACGCAAGGATCTGGGCCGACTTCTCGCCAGCCGCCTCCGGATGGTGGACGACAGGCGGCTCCATCCCCAGATTGCCGACGAAGAGGTTCGTCGACCGCTGATTATCACGGGTTTTCCGCGGACCGGCACAACGATCCTCCACGCCATTCTCGCGCAGGACCCCAGGCATCGAGTGCCCTTGACCTGGGAAACGATGTACCCGTCGCCGCCTCCGCGGCGGGTCAATTACCATCGCGATCGACGCATCGGGATTTCGGCAGGTCAGCTTTCCTTGATGAATCGGCTATCGCCGGATTTCAAACGGATCCATCCGATCGGAGCACAATTGCCGCAGGAGTGTCTCGTCCTGTCGAGTATCGGGTTCGAAAGCTATCAGTTCCAGACGATGTACAATGTGCCATCTTATCAGAAATGGCTCGATGAACAGGATCTGCGGCGCTCGTACGAGGGACATAAATTCTTTCTGCAGAATCTGCAGTGGCGTTGTCCGGGAGACCGTTGGGTCCTCAAGGCCCCGGCACATGTTTTTGGCTTCGATGCGCTGTTCGCCACGTACCCCGATGCTGGCGTGGTCATGACACATCGGGCCCCGGGCGAGGTGATCGGTTCCTTGTGCAGCCTGACCGCTGTCTTGCGGGGTGCCTTCAGTGAGCAGGTCGATCGGCTTGGTGTAGGTCGCGAGATGACCGAACGCTTTGCCGAGGGCATGCGCCTGGCGCTGGAGGCCCGAGATTCCGGGCGCGTGCCGGCGGATCGGTTTCTCGATGTCGACTATCGCGAACTGGTGCGGGATCCACTGGCCGCCGTGCGGAAAATTTATACCCATTTCGGTATCGACTGGTGTCCTGAAGCCGCGGAACGCATGACCGAGTTTCTCGCGCGAAACCCCAAGGACAAACATGGGAAGCACAGCTACGCGTTGGAGCAATTTGGATTGGATCGCGAGCAAGAGGAAGAACGCTACCGCAGTTATGCGGAGCGCTTCGACCTCTGAACTTCCGGCCGAGGCCCATGTTTACCGTTTTCGTCAACGAGATCCGCATGCTGCTGAGAGACCGGTGGGGATTTGTCTTCATGATGCTGGCGCCGATCGTGGTGGCCACGCTGATCACCGGTGCTCGCTACGGGACGACGGAAAACCCGAAGGTTCTGATCCCCGTCGTGGATGAAGACCACGGGAGCGCTGCTGCGTTGATTGTGGAGTTGCTCGGAGCTCACGCCGACCCTCAGATCATGAGCCGTGAGCGCGCCGAGGCGCTCGTTGCGGTGGAGAATCGCGCTCCCGCGGCTTTGGTTCTGCCGGCCGGTTTTTCCGATCGACGCGAGGCAGGGTGGTCCAGTCAGGTGGAATTATTGACCGACCCGGCGAACGCGCGCGGGGTCGCTACGGTGCGGACGTTGCTTCTTCTGGTGGAAAAAGATGCCGCCGCACTAGAGGATCCGTTTGCTCAGGAAATGGTCGAGATGCGGGAGATCAATCTGACCGGGGACCGGCTCGAGCGGAAGTCCTATGAGCAGAATTTACCGGGCTTCGGGCTGATGTTTATTCTGATCGCAGTGGTGGTGACGACTGCGACCGGTTTTCATGCGGAGCGGACGCAAGGGACAATGGAGCGGCTTCTGGTGGCGCCGGCGGGGTTCAGCAGGATTATTCTGGCCAAGCTCGGGGTGCGTTGGTTGCTGGGGATGGTCCAACTATTCGCTCTGCTTGCATGGGGGCATCTGGTTTTCGGGATCTCGCTCGGGCCCTCGACGTTGACCCTGTTTCTCGTCTGTTTACTGGTGGC is part of the Candidatus Binatia bacterium genome and encodes:
- the ftsH gene encoding ATP-dependent zinc metalloprotease FtsH, which translates into the protein MDKRARFSLGYFLWIFLLFWVLEGIFFSGPSVREMPYSDFLKEVGQGKVATVVLTTQTIYGEIRAPDLSDDSTAASADSLAVEDKATPWRFSPSAIAGWFVSEEEKAKQAEENRESEIDRQFTVTRVEDPELIELLQKHKVEFRGKIENNFLRNLFFDWIIPFGILFLIWTFIMKRMGQGAGGVMNVGKSKAKVYDLDDESGIHFNDLAGVDEAIEEVEEVVSFLKEPEKYQTLGAKLPTGVLLVGPPGTGKTLLAKAVAGEAGVPFFSLSGSDFVEMFVGVGASRVRDLFKDATEKSPCIVFIDELDAIGRARGGRNASPMGGFDERENTLNQLLVEMDGFDGRTGVVIMAATNRPEVLDRALLRPGRFDRQVLVDRPDREGRISIFEIHAKELKVDPKVDFKRLGAQTPGFVGADIANICNEAALLGSRNGHQTIQMSDFQDAIERVIGGLEKKGRLLNEPERRRVAYHETGHALVGYFTPGADPVEKVSIVPRGRGALGYTLQAPTEDRFLMTKDELLGRIRTLLAGRAAEQTVFGDVSTGASDDLERASQMARSMLTVYGMSTRLPNLSLVESGGENFLGFGPQQSEHSNEISRVLGEEHLEILKSCYDSALVLLQEHREQLEAVAARLLAQEKIDSTDLAELLGDRPEE
- a CDS encoding response regulator; translated protein: MSEFLLVVDDDHLMRTRLVRALVDRGFAAEGAENATEALAIAESRTPSRAVVDLRLQESSGIDLIRILAERFPEMRILLLTGYGSMATAVDAIRSGAENVLPKPADADDVLAAFDGALSEAEAEPAPSLARAEWEHIQRVLSDCDGNISQAARRLGLHRRSLQRKLAKRPPTN
- a CDS encoding ATP-binding protein translates to MMEVPPNTETGQRDLDLSWLVRLRWAAAAGQAISIMIAAWILDMPLPTASLLGVVALGAATNLVLQKWKKAARPTGSPQIAAVMATDILVLTGLLALSGGPANPFSTLYLVNVALATIILRPAWVWALVAFTTICFAFLFLASPSHGHHMAMAGSLHLQGMWLALTLGAGFIAYFGNRIQKILQSRSAQLAAARDAAARADRLAALTTLAAGAAHELATPLSTIAIAAKELQRGLADRPDETGPLEDSHLIRDEVERCRTILARLSARSEDPISGRLDSCTVKELLETALIEIPEIPRIQIQMTDRVSASQVRLPREAIGQALRSVTRNSLQASLDGSEIRIECLRDADQISIEIQDQGCGMTEDVAQRASEPFFTTRPNGEGMGLGLFLARSVVERIGGSLEIRSSLGKGTSTTMHLPVEAIEVIPQ
- a CDS encoding TlpA disulfide reductase family protein, with the protein product MEVLRTTGPRAVSGAKAILLTIGLVIGLRAPLPAHAEMLCQANLEAAPVELEAHTLDGDEISLKTLRGQPVLIDVWATWCSACRTNLIAANDLAATNQAPDLAVIGLSVDHDREDARAWLEEALPGRALRGWQANPSKTFAALDIRALPAAVLLDAGGRVLARHEGSDAAELEAFLAHARQCGQKSG
- a CDS encoding lysylphosphatidylglycerol synthase domain-containing protein, whose translation is MSAAPSLPLRARLTAFAGLLIGAGTLSGLLVWQGVPEVGGALAAAGWGLLVVALYHVFPLLLDASGWWRLLPAAERPQLRRVLLDRWIGESVNTLLPVMQIGGPVVRARLLMRDGVAGPLAGASVVVDVTLLVISQIVFTILGILLLVLILGGAGLVGPALAGVGVMGAAIGLFILLQRRGLFGKITHPLAKFAGSSALASAADGAASLDQKILGLYKDHAALRSSFLFHLCGWIVGTGEVWLALYFLDHPVPLVTAMLLEALGQAVRAGAFVVPGALGVQEGAFLLLGRTLGIPPETALALSLSKRCRELLFGVPGLVVWQLSEANSFLGQFRRNFTRSDEE
- a CDS encoding sulfotransferase produces the protein MLVNALNRGGRAVKPLLSLDADTLIAAAKRKTRLEDLGDPGFREPLDRLVGSLDREAHLSLFGRIAARKDLGRLLASRLRMVDDRRLHPQIADEEVRRPLIITGFPRTGTTILHAILAQDPRHRVPLTWETMYPSPPPRRVNYHRDRRIGISAGQLSLMNRLSPDFKRIHPIGAQLPQECLVLSSIGFESYQFQTMYNVPSYQKWLDEQDLRRSYEGHKFFLQNLQWRCPGDRWVLKAPAHVFGFDALFATYPDAGVVMTHRAPGEVIGSLCSLTAVLRGAFSEQVDRLGVGREMTERFAEGMRLALEARDSGRVPADRFLDVDYRELVRDPLAAVRKIYTHFGIDWCPEAAERMTEFLARNPKDKHGKHSYALEQFGLDREQEEERYRSYAERFDL
- a CDS encoding ABC transporter permease is translated as MFTVFVNEIRMLLRDRWGFVFMMLAPIVVATLITGARYGTTENPKVLIPVVDEDHGSAAALIVELLGAHADPQIMSRERAEALVAVENRAPAALVLPAGFSDRREAGWSSQVELLTDPANARGVATVRTLLLLVEKDAAALEDPFAQEMVEMREINLTGDRLERKSYEQNLPGFGLMFILIAVVVTTATGFHAERTQGTMERLLVAPAGFSRIILAKLGVRWLLGMVQLFALLAWGHLVFGISLGPSTLTLFLVCLLVAMPSAGLGLVVAGVAGSRESALPLALFSVITFGAIGGLWWPLYIEPPWMQSIAPAFFTTWAMWAMTDIVLRDRSLFEMQATLLGLLAQGTFLITLGLVLFRSRHSRR